GACGACGAAACAACACTGCATGGCGGAGTTGCCGACGTTTCCAGAGGGTTGCGAGCGAAAAAAAGAGTTTGAGCGTTTCGCTCAGTACAGCACGTTGATCTTGTCGATCTCGGCAGGTGCGGTCCTCGTGATCGAGAGGGTCGCGCCCGTCGCAGGTTTCACCTCAAGGGTGAATTGCTCGTTCTTATCGATTGATGTTGGGACATCGACCTGCATAACGAACTGTTCGCCCTTCTCGAGAACAGAACCCGCCGTAGTGGGGTTCTTCACAGAGAAGATGGTCCACTGACCTGCCGCTCCCGGAGAGCCTCCCGGGGAGTGTTCTTCATCCCGTGTCAGGATTTTATACTCGGTCGAGGTAGTGTATGTCAGCACGGTTGAGTTCATGTCGACGACACTGCCGCCGGCAGTCAGACCGAGCGTGAATTCAAGCCTGTCGATTTTACTATCGGCGTCGGTATCTCTTCCGTACACATCTCCGATGACCTCAACACTGGAACTTGCCTGGCCGACGCTGGTGTGGACGACTTCCTGGCTCTTCTGGGTGGTGAAGAACCCGGCGCCGAGCACCACGTACGAGAAGACCGCAGCCACGACGACGAACGCGATCAGGACGATCGCCGCCTCGAGGCCGGTGAATGCATCATCTTTCTGAATCAGTCTCATGGTTTCCTTCCTCCCTCACTTGAGCACATTCCAGGTGTCGAGCTGCGGCGGCGCAGTCCGTTGCAGTCCGAGCACGGCACCGACCGGGGGCTTGAGCTCGAGCCTGGCCTTGTCGTTGACCGGGAACCCGGTGGTGACTTTTGCCTTGAGCGTGAAGATTTCTCCGGCTTCAAGCAGGTTGTCAGTGTCGCCGCCAGCTTTCGCAAAAACGGTCCACTGTCCAGCGCCCGGTTCACCGCCTCCGTCTTTGAATGCGAGGTACTCAAGATTCGTGGCATTCGAGTACGTCAGCACAGTTTTTGACATGTCGACGGGCGAGCCGCCTGCCGTGAGGCCGACATCAAACCTGAGCGTATCGATGACGTTTGCGTTCTTTGCTCCGTAGACGTTCCCGACAACCTCGAGTGACGAACTCGTCTGTCCGACACTGGTGTGGACGACCTCCTGGCTCTTCTGGGTGGTGAAGAACCCGGCGCCGAGCACCACGTACGAAAACACCGCCGCGACGACGACGAACGCGATCAGCACGATCGCCGCCTCCAGACCGGTGAATGCGTTATCCGACTTTATAGTTAACATGCTTCGCTCCTCCTCAGAACAACCTGTTGATCGCATCGATCTGCTCCGGGGCCGTCCGTACGATGGCCAGAGACGATCCGACGACAGGCTTCACCTCAATGGTGAACTCTCCGTTCGGATCGATGGCACCGGGGAATCCTGCAGAGATAGTAAACTGCTCGCGAGCCTCAAGGAGGTTGCCCGTATCACCGTCAGTGTTCATCCTCTTTGAAATCGACCACTCCCCTTCAGCCGCATCAGCATCTTCGTCGTAGAAGGGGTCGGCCTGGGTAAGCGTCTGGACCGTCGTCTTGTTCGAGAAGGTCACGACAAGTTTCTCGAAATCGACTGTGCCTCCGCCCGCGGAGAGACCGAGGGTGATCGTGGCGGAAGTCAGTTTATTAGCGGCCCCGACACCTATCACGTCCCCGACCACTTCCATGCTGGAACTGGTCTGCGATACGCTGGTGTGCACAACCTCCTGGCTCTTCTGTGTGGTGAAGAACCCGGCGCCGAGCACCACGTACGAGAACACCGCCGCGACGACGACGAACGCGATCAGCACGATCGCCGCCTCGAGGCCGGTGAATGCATCTTCGTTTCTCACGAATTTACTCATGAAACGTTTCCTCCTGTTACCGGAGTCCGGATGAGCGCCTCAGCCGGACCATTTCGGTTCTTTGGAGTATATGCATCATCTTGTATAAAAAAGTATTCAATCGAAGGCGGGGATTATATCCTCGCATTCTGGGAATAAATATGCAGAACCGGACGGTTGACACCGCTAACCGGCCTCAGACAGGTATTTGTAATCGAAGGTGCAAACATACAGAGTGCGAAAAAGCGGTGCGGCCGGCCGCCGGTTTGTGGAAATATTATTTCCCCGCGGAGATCCGTTCCGGATCTCCCGGCCGGCGAGGGCAGAGCAGGGGCCGGAGCCGCACCGACGGAGTTCGACCGACCGGGAGAGATGAGCAGGGTATGGCGGAGAAACAGGATTTCTTATATGTCGTTCTGGCAATCGGGATCGTCCTCATAATAGCCCTGATCGTCAAGCCGGCGGCGACCGGCGAGCCGGCGGGCATCCGGTGGGGCGGGGAGCCGGAGCCGACGGTCACCCCGACGTGGACGCCCACGTTCGTCCCGGCAACGGCGACCCCGACCCCCACACCGGTCCCCACCTGGAACGGGAAGCCGCAGGCGATCGGGTTCGTCGACCCCGGCGCCTACCAGGTCCCGGCCGAAGAGACGCGCCCGAACCTGACCATCCCTCCGCCCGTGAACGCCTCCGGCGCCACCCGGTGGGTGACCTACGCGACGATCGACGGCAAGTGGTCGGGGACGACCGGGATCGTCCGGATCCCGTTCCCCCGGTGGCGGCTCGACTACTCCGAGATCACGACCTCAAACGACGAGCTCCCGCGGTTCAACTGCCAGGTGATGGATGCCGAGGACCCGAACCGGTTCGTCAGGATCATCACCCTCAACTTCGCCGACTTCCTCGGTATGAAGGAGAGGCCCGACCTCAAGAAGGAGCAGTGGACGAGCACCTTCTACGAGGGGAACCACGACTACTACTTCGTCATCAACACCCGGTGTATCGACTCCTACACCTTGAAGATCCAGGTGCCGGAGGCGTACGTGGGCAGATAATACGGGCACGGCTCTTCCCGGCAACGGCGGAAAACCCACGATCCTTACATGCGAACCCCGCGTTCATCGCATCAAAAGGAGTCCAGGGGCGAGATATCTCATCGCGCGTTTTTCATCTTTTTCATCATTTCATTCTTCTGCGAAAGAAGGGCCGGAGGCATCATATCTGCCCGTGCACAGGAGCGAAGAGTCAGGGGATTGTCCACGTAGTGGTGGAGGGCGGGCATGGCTCCGGGCCGGATCTCGCCCCGGAGCCGGAAGCCGAGGACCATGTCGGCGCCGGCATCGAGCGAGATCAGGAGCTTGATCTCGATAAAGCCGTAGGTGTTGTCCGCGTCCCCGATGACGATGTAGCGCCCGATCCGGACGGCATATGCCGGGCGTAACCCGGTCCTTGAGGTGAGGGGGAGGCCCCTACCTCGTTATATTGAAGATGAAGTACAGGAACGCAACGATACTGATGAAGATGAGCCCGTGTCCGCCGCCCCAGATGGTCGTCTGAACGTCCGGATAGTGATCTCTCAGGAACATGAGCTCCTCTTCATACGCCCGTGACTCTTCCGAACCGGAAAACGCCCGCACAAACGGCAGAGCGACGGATTTACCTGCGATCTGAAAGGTGACCGCCGGGTTTGCCGAGATGTGCCTGAACCAACCCACCACGCGCTCGATCACGCACCCTATCGCATCCGCGGCATGTACGAGCGGATGTGACGAGAACCAGACGACCCCATGCCCGGCCCGGATGTAGAGCGCGTCGACGTCGGTTTCGACCCCGTCGCGAGGGTGCCTGAGGGGAGGGGCCAGGAGCAGGAGGGCTCCTGCCGCAGCAAAGATGCCCGCCGACTCCAGCAGGTGCACCGGGTCGAAGACGTGGGCGGCGGTCCCGCCGGGCAGGAGGTCCGTCAGGAGGTGCGGGAAGAGCCCGATCGCAAGGCAGAAGAAGACGTTGATCCCCATTGCAGCCAGCATCGGGACCGGCGGGTCCTTCGGGAGGTGGCCTTCCCGCGTTCCGGCAACCGGCCGGAGGAAACCGAGGTAGAGGAACCGGAAGACGTAGGTGACGGTCACCACGGCGGATACCAGGAGGAGCGGTGCGAGGTAGGGGACCGCGCCCGCCGCCTCGAGCGTCATCCCTTTGCTGACCCCACCGTTCAGGCCCGGCAGCCCCGCAAGTGCGAGACCGCCGATGACGGCGCAGAGGGTGGTCACGGGCATCGTCCTTACAAGGCCCCCGAGATCCGAGAGCCGATGCAGGCCCGTCTTGAGGATGACCGCGCCCGCCACCATGAAGAGGAGCGACTTGAAGAGGATGTCGTTGACCATATGGGCGAGCCCCGCATCGATCCCGGCAACCGAGCCGGTCCCGACGGCCGCGACCATGTAGCCCACCTGGCTGACGATCGAGTAGGCGAGGAGCCGGCGGATATCGTCCTGCATCAGCGCAAAGACGGCACCATACAGCGCCATCGCTCCGCCCATGTATGCAACCGTAACCCCCCACCCCCCTGTTGCAGCGAGGATGAAGACCGCGGCTTTCGTCGTGAAGATGGAGAGGGCGACCGACCCGACGACGGACGCCCTCGGGTAGGCGTCCGGCACCCAGGTATGGAGGGGAATGAACGCGGCGTTCACGCCGATCCCGACCAGCATGAGGAGGAGACCGGCTCCGTCCGCCACCGGGCCGACCGCGGCGCTCCCTGTTGCCACTATCGTGCAGGCGATCCCGCCGATCAGGCAGGCGCCCCCGAAGATGTGGAAGAGGAGGTAGCGGTAACCTGCACCCGACGATTCCGGTGCTCTGGAGGACCAGATGATCGAGAGCGACGCAAGGGCGAGGAGCTCCCAGAAGAGAAAGACCGTGATGAAGTCGCCTGCATAGACGATCCCCATCGTCGCCCCGACCGACGCGAAGATGCCGATCGTCTCCGCTGCCGGGATATCCCGGTATGCAGCATAGATGAGGGCTGCGAGCCCCGATACGGCAAAGATACCGCCCGCGAGGTGCCGCATGGGATCGACCGTCAGGAGAACCGTCTCGACACCGGGGATGAACCCGAACGTCAGGTCCGGTGCTGCGGACGGGAGCGAGACGGTCAGGAGAAGACCTGCAACACCGACAAGCAGTGCCCATACCTTCCTGACCCGCCCGGTAAGAACGGGGAGAAGGAGGAGGCCAAGGAGATAGACGAACGCCGGAGGTATCGCGATCATGGGATCACCGATCCTGTAATCTCTGCAATTGCAATATCAACCAGGTCCATAAACGGCATCGACGGGGAGAGGAAGATCCAGACGGATATCGCCGCCGTCAGGACGATCGGGATGAGCATCACGAGAGGGGGTTCGGTGACGGAGTCGAGCGACCGCTCGTCGTCGGGCCGCTGCAGCAGCATCGTGTGGATGATCGGGAGGAAGTAGGCGGTGTTCAGGACGGTGCTCGCGATGATCACCAGCAGGAGGATCGGCATACCCCCCTCGACCGCGCCGAGCGCGAGGTAGATCTTGCTGATGATACCCGCAAGCGGGGGCAGACCGCAGATCCCGAGTGCGGCCGCCGAGAACATCAGGGCCGTCACCGGCATCTTCCTGCCGATCCCCTTCATCTCGGAGATACACTCTTTCCCGGCAGAGACGATGACCGCTCCTGCAACAAGGAAGAGCGTGATCTTGAGGAACGCGTGGATCGGGATATGCACCATCGCCGCGGTCATCCCGGCGACCGAGAGCATGGAGACGCCGAGCAGGATGTAGGAGAGCTGGCTCACGGTCGAGTAGGCAAGCCTCCGCTTGAGATTGTCCTCGGTCAGGGCGAAGAGGGACGCGGTTACGATCGTGAACGAGGCGATCGCGGCAAGGAAGACGCCGAGGCCGAGCGACGCCATCAGGTCCATGCCGTAAACCCACCCGGCGATCCGGACGACCCCGAAGACGCCCGCCGTGACGACGGCAACCGCATGGAGGAACGCGCTCACCGGCGTCGGGGCGACCATCGCCGCAGGGAGCCAGCCGTGGAGGGGCATCCACGCCGCTTTCACGAACCCGACCATGAAGAGGAGGAAGAGGACCTGCAGGATGAGCGCGGAACCCGATCCCGCCAGGAACCCGCCGGGAACAAATACGGTTGTCCCGGTGAGGGCATAGGTCACGATGACTGCGGCAAGGAGGGCGATCCCCCCGACGAGAAGGTACGCGAGGTACTTCCTCCCCGCCTTCATCGCCGCCGGCGTCTCGACATGGACGACGAGCGGATAGGTGATGATCGTCAGGATCTCGTAGAAGACGAAGAGCGTCAGGAGGTTCTCCGAGAAGGCTATCCCTACCGCAGCAGCGATTGCAACGGCAAAGCAGAAGAAGAACCTCGTCTGCGCGTGCTCCTTCAGCGACCGCATGTAACCTATCGCGTAGAAGGAGTTCAGGAGCCAGAGAACGGCGGCAGTGAGGGCAAAGACCATCCCGAAGGCATCCACCCGCAGAGCAAGGTCCCCGCCCGGAACCATCGGGAGGAGCGAGATCGTGATCCGGCTGCCGGAGAGGACCGCGGGAAGCATCGCAAGTACGGAGCCGAGCATCGCCACCGCGGCCGTTATCGTGACCGCTTCCCGTATATTCTCGTGCCTTCCGACGATCGGGATCAGCACCGCCGCCAGGAGCGGGATGGCTATGGTCACCGCCGGAAGCAGACTCATGTCCATATCAGGCACCCCCCAGGAGGAGCATCGCCGCGGGCCTGACGGCCTCTATCACGACCTCGACGAAGACGCCGAGGAAGAGGCAGAGGAGAGCGAGGCCGACCATCGGGACGAGCATCGAGACAGGGCCTTCGCGTGCCGCGGCCGGATGGTGGTCTTCGCCGTGGTGGTCCCCGAAGTAGGCGATCTCGATGAACCGCCAGATGTACCCGACCGCAAGGAGCGAGCCGAGCAGGAAGACAGCTGCATAGCCCCACTGGCCCGCTTCGATCGCCCCGAGGACGAGGTAGTATTTGCTCGCAAACCCGATCGTGGGGGGAATGCCGATCATCGACGCTCCGGCAAGAGCGAACGCAGCGCAGGAGATCGGCATCGTCTTCGCGACTCCTTTGAGGTCGGAGAGCCGCGACGTTCCCATCCGGTAGATGATCAGTCCTGCGGCCATGAAGAGGCAGCCTTTCATCACGGCATGGCCGAGGATGTGCAGGAGGCCGCCTTCCAGGGCAAGCTGGTTTGCAACACCGAGTGCAAACATGATGTACCCGATCTGGCTGATGCTCGAGTACGCGAGCAGCCGCTTGAGATCGCTCTGTGCGATGGCCAGTATCGCTCCGGCAATGACCGCAACCGTCGCGATGAAGAGGATGAGCCCGGTCACCGGGAAGGTCTCGACGACATACGCCGTCGTGAAGACCGTGAAGACGATCCGGAACAGCGCATAGACGTTCACCTTTGCCATCACGGTCGATATCAGCACCGTCACTGCCGACGGCGCCTCTGCGTACGCATCGGGCAGCCAGAGATGAAGCGGGAAGAACGCGGTTTTGATGGAGAACCCGATGATCAGGAAGAGGAACGCAGAATGAACTGTTGCAAGGTCGTAGGATGCAGGGAGCAGGACCGCGAGTTCTGCCATATTCAGCGTCCCGGTCGCGACATAGAGGTTCCCGATACCGAGCAGGATGAACCCTGCTGCAATCGACCCGAGGACGAGATAGTTGAAGCCTGCTACGTACGAGCGCGGCCTTCCGGCCGAGGCAACCAGGGCGTATGTGGCGATCGATGAGATCTCAAGGAAGACATAGAGATTGAAGACATCCCCCGTGATCGTCATGCCGGCAAGGCCGGTTACGAGGAGCTGGAAGAGCACGTAGAACGAGACCTTCTTCTCCGGGTCTATCTCCTTTTCAACGCTTCTTCGGGCATAGACCACCGTCGCTGCGGAGAGGAACAGGATTATCGCCAGGATGTAGCCGTTGAAACTGTCGATGACGAGTTCGATCCCGAGCGGCGGCGGCCATCCGCCGAGGTGGTACCGGATCGTGCCTTCCCGCATCACCTCAGAGAGGAGGGCGATCGCGGCTCCGAACTGGAGAAGGATCGTTATGAGCGATATGGGGTAGCAGAACCTCCGGTCGTACCAGCCGGCCAGAAGTATCAGGAGCGCCGAAAAGAACGGGACGGCGATCAGGAGGGCCGGAAGATGGTCTATCATCGCCCCCTCACCACCTGCATCAGGTCGTCCTCATCGATGACCCCGTACTCCTCGTAGATCCGGACGATGAGCGCAAGCCCGACCGCGGTTATGCTCACCGCGACAACGATCGCGGTCAGTATGAGCACATGCGGAAGCGGGTTGACGTAGAGGGCGTCCACCCCTTCGGGAAGGTAGATCGGAGCGGTGCCTCCCCGCACCTCTGAAAACGAGATGTAGAAGAGGAATATCGCGGTCTGGAAGATGTTGAGTCCGATGAGTTTCTTCACCAGGTTCTGCTTTGCAATCAATGCGTAGAGCCCGATCAGCATCAGGATGATTGCCATCCAGTAGTTGTACCGCGAGAGGAAGAGTTCGTAGAACGCCTCGATCATGAAGACTCACCCCCTTTATCGGCCATATCGCAGATGATCGACGTCATCACCGCCATCACGGTGATCCCGATCGCGATCTCGATTCCGTCGATGAGGTAGACCTGGAGGTGCGGTATGCCGAGGAACGCCTCGATTGCCCCGTACTCCAGGAAGTTGCCCCCCACGAGGAGACAGAGAAGCCCGATGCCGACGTAGATGGTGATACCGAGAGCCGAGTAGATCACGATCCATCTTTCAGCGAGCCGTTTTCTGACGCTGGCACGGCCGAAGGCGATGAGCATCAGGATGAACGATGCGGCAAAGACCACCCCCCCCTGGAATCCTCCGCCGGCCTCCAGTGCGCCGTGAACGATGACGTACAGCGCAAAAACCTGGATGAACGGCACCGAAAGCCGGGATACGGTCCTGATGACGACGTTCTCTCTCATAGCCGCCCACCCCGTCTGAGCAGGAGGGTGACCGCTAACCCCGCGGTGAAGATCACCATGACCTCCCCGAGCGTATCGAATCCACGGTAACTGACAAGTATTGCAGTGACGATGTTGTCGATCCCGATATCGGGAAGGACCGAATCGACGTATAGTCTTCCGGTGTATTGCGTGGCCGGAGCTTGTGGATCGCCGAACGCCGGCATATCCTCGACCGTCCAGAAGAGGATGATGCCGATGAAAAGAACCGCAAGCAGAGCTTTAGCCCTCAATCTGATGAACTCCTTCTGGTTCGTGCTATGGCTGCAATGAAGAGTACGGTGGTTATCCCGGCCCCGACCGCCGCCTCCGTGAAGGCGACGTCGACGGCATTCATCGCCGACCAGAGCACCGTCATGATCAACGAGTAGGCAGCAAGTATGACCGTTGCGTAGAGGAGATCGCGGACCGTGATCGCCGCGATCGCGCAGATGATCATAAACAGGAGGAGGGCAAACTCGAGTTCCCAGATCACCGCCGTGCATCCCCCTTCTTCCACGGTTCGACCCCGCAAACGCGGGCAAAGTGCACGAGGGCGTGGATCGCCGTCGGTAACGTGATGTAGGTGAAGATCACGAGGAGCAGAAGTTTCACCGCAACCTGGCTCACCCCCTCGTACAGGATGAAACCGATGAGCATCATCCCCACTCCGAGGGTGTCGCACTTGCCGCTTGCATGGGCGCGGGTATAGAAGTCAGGCAGCCTGACAAGGCCGACGGCACCGACGACCATGAAGAAGAGGCCGATTACGATGAAGATCAGGGCCAGTGTATTCAGCAGATGCATCCCCTCCCGAGGTACTTGGCGATCGCAAGCGTCGCGATGAAGTTGATCATTGCATAGACTATTGCTATGTCCAGAAAGATCGGCCGTTCAAGGATGAAACCGACGAGAACCAGCAGGACAATCGTCTTTGTTCCGACGGTGTTGACGGCGATCAGGCGGTTCTCCACTCCCGGCCCAACGAGTATCCGGTACAGGCAGAGGAAGATGGTCAGGATCAGCACGATCACGCTGGCGTAGAAGATATCAATCATCGCTCTCACCAAAGATCCGTGCCAGACGGTTCTGAATGTCCCTCCCTTCGAGGAGGTCTTTTTCCGCCATCTCCCGCACGAGGGCATGCACGATGAATGTTCCGCCGGTGACGTCGACCGTAACCGTGCCGGGCGTCAGGGTCATCGCATTCGCAAACGATGTTCTCAGGACATCGTCTCGAAACGGTGTCTCGATGGTGATGAGCGCAGGATCGATCGGCATCTTCGGGTGAAGGATCCGGTACGCGACATCGATGTTGGCGTAGACGATAGCCACCATCAGTCGGGGGATATAGAGGACGAACCTGACAAATGTCCGTGCGGATCGAAAGACGCTTGTGTTGGATCTGAAGACGAGATCCCCGGAGATAAGAGTTATGATACCGCAACATATGATCCCGGCACCCAGGTAGAACGGATCCAGTTGTCCTGAAAGCATATACCAGAAAGCCATCAGTATCGCGAATATGAGAATATATTGAGATACCGACGGCTCTTTATTACCTGAAGACAACGCATCCCCTCTTGGCACGATTGATTCACTCAAGCTTGGGGGAGGCTACCTATAAATTTGTGTATCGGGATGCTGCAGCATCGAAATCACTATTATTTTCCGGGATTCTCCATCCGGGACCTATGAGCGCGTATTTAAAATACCTGCAAAGATGGGGGGTGTTTTGTTCCTTTGGGCACACCGGGGCGATGTTTTGCCGTGTACCCTGTGTGAGCATGGAAATTTTGTTAACCTTCCCATCTCCGCAAAGATCTGAAACGGGGTCGTTCCGGTGCGGGATACGGTGGCGCGCAGTTTGTCCGTCGGGCGTGGCCCTCCGGCCGCAAGGTAGATTCACAGGTTCCGGGAAGATAAAACTCCTGGCAACAGGGGGCGGGCGCTTTCACCCGAATAAACCCCCGCCCTCCCGGACCCGAGGGTGCTCTCGATCAGAGCAGTATGAGAGATCTTCACCGCTTTTCACATGAGCCGGCAGTAACACCGAGCGCCAGAAAAAAGAACCCGGGCCCCTTCACCGCCCGGCAACCCAATGCCGTGCGATGAACTCCCGCACAATCTGCGCCGCCACCGCCGCCGTCTGCCCGGAATCGAACGGAGCGACCTCGACGTAGTCGAAGCCGACGACCTGCGGCGCCAGGGTCCGCACGACCTCCCGGATATCGAGCGGGGTCATCCCGAACGGCTCGGGCGTCCCGAGGCCGGGGGTGAGGCAACAGTCGATCGCGTCGGCGTCGATCGAGAGGTAGGTCCTCCTCCCCCCGATCAGCTCGATAACCTCGGCGAGGACGGCCCCGATCCCCATGTCGCGCACCATATCCGCAGTATACAGTCTCGTCTTCTCCGCCGCGACCTCGAACTGTTCACGGTCCCCGCTCCTGCCGCCGATGATCACGACGTCTCCGACCGTCTCGAGGACCCGCCGGGTGACGCAGCCGTGGCTGTAGGGCGTCCCGTCGAGTTCCTCCCGCAGGTCCAGGTGCGCGTCGCAGACGACGTAGACCTCAGGCCGGACAGCCCTGACCGCCCCCACCGTCGCAGTATGCTCGCCACCGAGCATCACCGGCACCTTCCCGTCGCCGACGATATCGCCCGCGACGTCGGCCACCTGGTTGACCAGGTCTTCCGGCAGCCGCGAGACCGCGAGATCGCCGAGGTCCGCGACCGGCACCTCGGAGAAGTCTATCCCGGTCGAGGGGTCGTAGGACTCGAAGTTGAACGAGAGGTCCCGGATCGCCCGCGGCCCAAACCGCGTCCCGGGCCGAAACGACGTTGTCCCGTCGTAAGGCACGCCGAAGACGACGTAGCGGGCGTCTTCGTAGGACGCATCCGCATCGGCAAAATGGGGGTGGGCAAGCTCGTGCATGCCCGTCTTAGTAAGCCAGAACACGTCACTCAAGCTTCTTTTTGGCCATGGACGAGATGTAGGGGATCTCCTGGCCGGGCTCGAGACCGCTGGCCTGCTCCTCGGCCACGGTGAGCTCGAACATCTCAAAGTCCTTGACGTCCATGAGCTGCAGAGTCGTGCCGGCGATCGAGATGACCTGCGCCATCTTCCGCTCCACTATGGGGACGTAAGTCTTTGCCGAGACCGGCTGGACGATCGAGCGCTTGACGCCGTCGAAGATGCCGATGCAGTCGATCCGGGACTTCGCAGCCCCGTGCTTCCCGGGTTTGGAGGTAGCGATGGAGACAATCTTGCAAGGCTCATCTTCAACGACGACGTAACGTCCTTCCTTCAGCTTCCCAACTTCTGTCTGTTCCTTCATATTGTCTCACTCGGTAAACGCGTGATTAATGTATCTGAATTGCAGTACATAAATACACCGTAGAACGAGGGTAGGTACAGGGAGATTTTATGGAGTTCATCCGGGCATGCGACGATGTGGCGGGGGCCGTCTGGGACGCAGTAGCCGGCATGGTCGGAACGCCGGAAGCAGGGGAGTACGTGAAGATGGGCGCGGACGGCACGCCCACCAAACTGATAGACCAGGTCGCGGAGGATATCATCGTGGACTATTTCAGGTGCCACCCGTTCTGCCGGCGGCTGATCAGCGAGGAACTCGGCTGCGCCGAGATGGGCGGGGAGAACGGCACCATATTCCTCGACCCCATCGACGGCACCTACAACGCCGTGGTCGGGATACCGTTCTATGCCCTCTCGATCGCGTACGCAGAAGACGGCATCGTCCGGCAGGGATACGTCCGGAACCTCGCGACAGGTGAGACGTTCCACGCCGTCCGCGGGCAGGGCGCGTTCCTCGACGGACACCCCATCCGGGTATCGCAGGTCTCGCTCCTCGAAGAGTGCGCCATGAGCGTCTACGGCCGGAAGTTCGACCCGACCCGCGTCCTCGGGATCAACCGGCAGATCCGGCGCTGGCGCCTCCTCGGCGCATCGGCGCTCGAGCTCTGCTACGTAGGGTGCGGCCGCATCGACGGATTCGTCGACGTGCGGGGGACGCTCCGCGTCACCGATGCGGCGGCGGGGATGCTGGTCTGCGAGGAGGCCGGGGGGACCGTCTCGGACCTCGAGGGGAACGCCCTCATCTTCCCCGACGAGGTCTCCGTCGGCAGGAGCCTCGTCGCCACGAACGGGGTCGTGCACAACAAGGTGATCGAGTACCTGAGGTAGGCCGCGATGAAGATCGTACTCGTATCCCGTCTCGACGACCCGGAGGCGCTCGACTACACCGCGTCGCTCGCCCGCGACCTCGAATCCCTCGGCCACGGCGTCGCCCTCGAAGCAGGGACGGCGCGGCACCTGGGGAGGGAGGGGATCCCGTTTGAGGAGATCGCCGGCGACCTCGTGGTTGTCGTCGGCGGCGACGGGTCGGTCCTCCTCACCGTCCACCAGATGAAGAAGCAGGTCCCGGTCCTCGGGATCAACTGGGGCGAGGTGGGGTTCCTTGCGGATCTCGAGCCCGACGAGGCACGCGCGTTCTTTGCCGGCCGAAAGGATA
This portion of the Methanoculleus caldifontis genome encodes:
- a CDS encoding archaellin/type IV pilin N-terminal domain-containing protein codes for the protein MRLIQKDDAFTGLEAAIVLIAFVVVAAVFSYVVLGAGFFTTQKSQEVVHTSVGQASSSVEVIGDVYGRDTDADSKIDRLEFTLGLTAGGSVVDMNSTVLTYTTSTEYKILTRDEEHSPGGSPGAAGQWTIFSVKNPTTAGSVLEKGEQFVMQVDVPTSIDKNEQFTLEVKPATGATLSITRTAPAEIDKINVLY
- a CDS encoding archaellin/type IV pilin N-terminal domain-containing protein → MLTIKSDNAFTGLEAAIVLIAFVVVAAVFSYVVLGAGFFTTQKSQEVVHTSVGQTSSSLEVVGNVYGAKNANVIDTLRFDVGLTAGGSPVDMSKTVLTYSNATNLEYLAFKDGGGEPGAGQWTVFAKAGGDTDNLLEAGEIFTLKAKVTTGFPVNDKARLELKPPVGAVLGLQRTAPPQLDTWNVLK
- a CDS encoding archaellin/type IV pilin N-terminal domain-containing protein translates to MSKFVRNEDAFTGLEAAIVLIAFVVVAAVFSYVVLGAGFFTTQKSQEVVHTSVSQTSSSMEVVGDVIGVGAANKLTSATITLGLSAGGGTVDFEKLVVTFSNKTTVQTLTQADPFYDEDADAAEGEWSISKRMNTDGDTGNLLEAREQFTISAGFPGAIDPNGEFTIEVKPVVGSSLAIVRTAPEQIDAINRLF
- a CDS encoding proton-conducting transporter transmembrane domain-containing protein; amino-acid sequence: MIAIPPAFVYLLGLLLLPVLTGRVRKVWALLVGVAGLLLTVSLPSAAPDLTFGFIPGVETVLLTVDPMRHLAGGIFAVSGLAALIYAAYRDIPAAETIGIFASVGATMGIVYAGDFITVFLFWELLALASLSIIWSSRAPESSGAGYRYLLFHIFGGACLIGGIACTIVATGSAAVGPVADGAGLLLMLVGIGVNAAFIPLHTWVPDAYPRASVVGSVALSIFTTKAAVFILAATGGWGVTVAYMGGAMALYGAVFALMQDDIRRLLAYSIVSQVGYMVAAVGTGSVAGIDAGLAHMVNDILFKSLLFMVAGAVILKTGLHRLSDLGGLVRTMPVTTLCAVIGGLALAGLPGLNGGVSKGMTLEAAGAVPYLAPLLLVSAVVTVTYVFRFLYLGFLRPVAGTREGHLPKDPPVPMLAAMGINVFFCLAIGLFPHLLTDLLPGGTAAHVFDPVHLLESAGIFAAAGALLLLAPPLRHPRDGVETDVDALYIRAGHGVVWFSSHPLVHAADAIGCVIERVVGWFRHISANPAVTFQIAGKSVALPFVRAFSGSEESRAYEEELMFLRDHYPDVQTTIWGGGHGLIFISIVAFLYFIFNITR
- a CDS encoding proton-conducting transporter transmembrane domain-containing protein, whose product is MDMSLLPAVTIAIPLLAAVLIPIVGRHENIREAVTITAAVAMLGSVLAMLPAVLSGSRITISLLPMVPGGDLALRVDAFGMVFALTAAVLWLLNSFYAIGYMRSLKEHAQTRFFFCFAVAIAAAVGIAFSENLLTLFVFYEILTIITYPLVVHVETPAAMKAGRKYLAYLLVGGIALLAAVIVTYALTGTTVFVPGGFLAGSGSALILQVLFLLFMVGFVKAAWMPLHGWLPAAMVAPTPVSAFLHAVAVVTAGVFGVVRIAGWVYGMDLMASLGLGVFLAAIASFTIVTASLFALTEDNLKRRLAYSTVSQLSYILLGVSMLSVAGMTAAMVHIPIHAFLKITLFLVAGAVIVSAGKECISEMKGIGRKMPVTALMFSAAALGICGLPPLAGIISKIYLALGAVEGGMPILLLVIIASTVLNTAYFLPIIHTMLLQRPDDERSLDSVTEPPLVMLIPIVLTAAISVWIFLSPSMPFMDLVDIAIAEITGSVIP
- a CDS encoding monovalent cation/H+ antiporter subunit D family protein produces the protein MIDHLPALLIAVPFFSALLILLAGWYDRRFCYPISLITILLQFGAAIALLSEVMREGTIRYHLGGWPPPLGIELVIDSFNGYILAIILFLSAATVVYARRSVEKEIDPEKKVSFYVLFQLLVTGLAGMTITGDVFNLYVFLEISSIATYALVASAGRPRSYVAGFNYLVLGSIAAGFILLGIGNLYVATGTLNMAELAVLLPASYDLATVHSAFLFLIIGFSIKTAFFPLHLWLPDAYAEAPSAVTVLISTVMAKVNVYALFRIVFTVFTTAYVVETFPVTGLILFIATVAVIAGAILAIAQSDLKRLLAYSSISQIGYIMFALGVANQLALEGGLLHILGHAVMKGCLFMAAGLIIYRMGTSRLSDLKGVAKTMPISCAAFALAGASMIGIPPTIGFASKYYLVLGAIEAGQWGYAAVFLLGSLLAVGYIWRFIEIAYFGDHHGEDHHPAAAREGPVSMLVPMVGLALLCLFLGVFVEVVIEAVRPAAMLLLGGA